A window of Saccharomyces paradoxus chromosome XIII, complete sequence contains these coding sequences:
- the TUB3 gene encoding alpha-tubulin TUB3 (Alpha-tubulin~similar to YML124C), whose protein sequence is MKKLTIDPITWGVILCLLQRRIAGIFVIFFSYTVGQAGCQIGNACWELYSLEHGIKADGHLEDGLSKPKGGEEGFSTFFHETGYGKFVPRAIYVDLEPNVIDEVRTGRFKDLFHPEQLINGKEDAANNYARGHYTVGREIVDEVEERIRKMADQCDGLQGFLFTHSLGGGTGSGLGSLLLENLSYEYGKKSKLEFAVYPAPQLSTSVVEPYNTVLTTHTTLEHADCTFMVDNEAIYDICTRNLGISRPSFSNLNGLIAQVVSSVTASLRFDGSLNVDLNEFQTNLVPYPRIHFPLVSYAPILSKKRATHESNSVSEITNACFEPGNQMVKCDPTKGKYMANCLLYRGDVVTRDVQRAVEQVKNKKTVQMVDWCPTGFKIGICYEPPSVIPSSELANVDRAVCMLSNTTAIADAWKRIDQKFDLMYAKRAFVHWYVGEGMEEGEFTEAREDLAALERDYIEVGADSYAEEF, encoded by the coding sequence atgaaaaagcTCACAATTGACCCCATTACATGGGGAGTCATTTTGTGTCTTCTTCAGAGGAGGATTGCTGGAATTtttgttatctttttttcctataCAGTTGGTCAAGCAGGTTGTCAAATAGGTAATGCATGCTGGGAACTATACTCCCTGGAGCACGGCATCAAGGCAGATGGTCATTTGGAGGATGGCCTATCAAAACCCAAGGGAGGTGAAGAGGGCTTTTCTACATTCTTCCATGAAACCGGGTACGGTAAGTTCGTCCCAAGAGCAATTTACGTGGATTTAGAGCCCAACGTTATTGACGAAGTGCGTACGGGACGTTTCAAGGATCTTTTCCACCCAGAACAATTGATTAATGGCAAAGAAGATGCCGCCAACAACTACGCAAGAGGCCATTATACAGTGGGTAGAGAGATAGTGGATGAGGTCGAGGAAAGAATCAGAAAGATGGCCGATCAATGTGACGGATTACAAGGGTTCTTATTCACCCATTCCCTTGGTGGTGGAACTGGTTCCGGTTTGGGTTCGCTATTATTAGAAAATTTGTCGTATGAATACGGAAAGAAATCCAAATTGGAGTTTGCTGTTTACCCTGCACCTCAATTGTCCACCTCTGTCGTGGAACCTTACAACACTGTTTTAACTACGCATACCACCCTGGAACACGCAGACTGTACATTTATGGTTGATAACGAAGCCATTTATGATATATGCACGAGGAATTTGGGGATTTCCAGACCGAGCTTCAGTAACCTGAACGGGTTGATTGCTCAAGTGGTATCATCTGTTACAGCATCATTGAGATTCGACGGTTCATTAAACGTGGACTTGAACGAATTCCAAACCAACTTGGTACCATATCCAagaattcattttcctttggttTCGTATGCTCCTATCTTGTCCAAGAAGAGGGCCACCCACGAGTCCAACTCCGTGTCAGAAATTACAAACGCATGTTTTGAACCGGGCAATCAGATGGTCAAGTGTGACCCAACAAAGGGCAAGTACATGGCTAACTGTCTGTTATACAGAGGTGACGTGGTGACCAGAGATGTCCAAAGAGCCGTCGAACAGgtaaagaacaagaaaaccGTACAAATGGTGGACTGGTGCCCAACAGGTTTCAAGATTGGTATCTGCTACGAGCCACCAAGTGTGATACCAAGTTCCGAGTTGGCCAATGTGGATAGAGCTGTTTGTATGTTATCCAACACCACTGCCATCGCAGATGCCTGGAAGAGAATCGATCAGAAATTCGACCTGATGTATGCAAAGCGTGCTTTCGTCCACTGGTATGTTGGTGAAGGTATGGAAGAAGGTGAGTTCACCGAAGCGAGAGAAGATTTGGCGGCCTTAGAAAGAGACTATATCGAGGTGGGCGCCGATTCCTATGCTGAAGAGTTCTAA